Proteins encoded together in one Nostoc sp. PCC 7524 window:
- a CDS encoding peptidase domain-containing ABC transporter, protein MKYPVVLQHNEEDCGPACLATICKYYGQLFTINRTREAAGTGQLGTTLLNLKQGAQVLGFHARGVKAVIDLVDKQQIPLPAIIHWKGNHWTVLYGRRGKKYIVADPLVGVRYLTKEALLTGWSNGVMLLLEPRPDFLSQADDQDKVGGWKRLGQRLFSYRHILAEALLLNFVVGLLALLSPFLIQILTDDVLVRGDTQLLTGIALGVLAMSLISSALQWVQGNLVAHFAHRLELDLVLEFGRTILRLPLSYYESRRSGEVVSRLRDIQTINQLVSQVGVTLPSQLLIAIASLALMLFYSPKLTFASLFIALFMPLSTVVFFPSLQQKIRSVLGIAAENQGILVETFKGALVVKTTNAAPEFWQEFQTRYGRQANFMFRTVQIVITNNIFSGWVATSGGIILLWFGSTLVINREITIGQLLAFNSLNTQIIALVNTVVGFVTEFTRAQAATERLNEVIQSTPEFPEVNHKPFVNIPDNAEIICSYLNFHHPGRVDLLQDFSLTLPGGKVIAIIGKSGCGKSTLAKLLAGLYTPQSGNIRIHRYNLQDLSPDCLRQQVILVPQEAHFWSRSILDNLCLGNPQVSFEQVVTACQVADADTFISKLPEKYQTILGEFGANLSGGQRQRLAIARGIITHPPILILDESTAGLDPKSESTVLDQLLAYRQGKTTILISHRPQVIKRADWIVLLEAGQLKLQGTPSELLNIPGEHLDFLQSLRSSA, encoded by the coding sequence ATGAAATACCCCGTCGTCCTACAACACAACGAAGAAGACTGTGGCCCCGCCTGTCTAGCCACCATCTGCAAATACTACGGCCAGCTATTCACCATCAACCGCACCCGTGAAGCCGCAGGAACAGGACAATTAGGAACAACTTTACTCAACCTCAAACAAGGGGCGCAAGTTTTAGGCTTCCATGCGCGGGGAGTGAAAGCTGTTATCGACTTAGTAGACAAGCAACAGATACCCCTCCCAGCCATCATTCACTGGAAAGGTAATCATTGGACTGTATTATATGGACGCAGAGGCAAAAAATATATCGTCGCTGATCCCTTGGTGGGTGTGCGTTATTTAACCAAAGAAGCACTGTTAACTGGTTGGAGTAACGGGGTGATGCTGCTACTAGAACCCCGTCCCGATTTTCTTTCTCAAGCAGATGATCAAGATAAAGTCGGGGGTTGGAAACGCTTAGGGCAACGTCTATTTAGTTACCGTCATATCTTAGCAGAAGCCTTACTACTTAACTTTGTCGTCGGCTTATTAGCATTACTTTCGCCATTTCTCATCCAAATTCTGACGGATGATGTTTTGGTGAGAGGAGACACCCAATTACTCACGGGTATAGCCTTGGGAGTCCTAGCGATGAGTTTAATTAGTAGTGCTTTGCAATGGGTACAAGGAAACTTAGTAGCACACTTTGCCCATCGTTTGGAATTAGATTTAGTCTTAGAATTTGGCAGAACCATTTTACGTTTGCCTTTGTCTTATTATGAATCTCGCCGCAGTGGTGAAGTGGTGAGTAGATTACGGGATATTCAAACCATTAATCAATTAGTGTCGCAAGTGGGTGTGACTTTACCCAGTCAATTATTAATTGCGATCGCTTCTTTAGCTTTGATGCTATTTTATAGCCCTAAACTCACCTTCGCCTCATTATTCATTGCTTTATTCATGCCCCTATCCACAGTGGTTTTCTTCCCCAGTTTGCAACAGAAAATCCGCAGTGTTCTGGGAATAGCCGCCGAAAATCAAGGTATTTTAGTGGAAACCTTCAAAGGTGCATTAGTTGTCAAAACCACCAATGCAGCACCAGAATTTTGGCAAGAATTTCAAACTCGTTACGGTAGACAAGCTAACTTCATGTTTCGTACCGTGCAGATTGTCATTACTAATAATATTTTTTCTGGTTGGGTAGCCACATCGGGAGGGATAATTTTGCTGTGGTTCGGCAGTACATTGGTAATTAATCGAGAAATCACAATAGGGCAACTATTAGCTTTTAATAGTTTAAATACTCAAATTATTGCCTTAGTCAATACAGTCGTTGGTTTTGTCACCGAATTTACCCGCGCCCAAGCCGCTACAGAACGTTTAAATGAAGTCATTCAATCTACCCCAGAATTTCCTGAAGTCAATCACAAACCCTTTGTCAACATTCCCGACAATGCAGAGATTATTTGCAGTTATCTCAATTTTCACCATCCTGGGAGAGTCGATTTATTACAAGATTTCTCCTTGACTCTCCCAGGGGGAAAAGTGATAGCCATTATTGGGAAATCAGGGTGTGGTAAAAGTACCCTCGCTAAACTCCTCGCTGGGTTGTACACCCCCCAATCAGGGAATATTCGTATTCACCGCTACAACCTCCAAGATTTATCACCCGACTGCTTACGCCAACAAGTAATTCTAGTTCCTCAAGAAGCTCATTTTTGGAGTCGTTCAATTTTAGATAATTTGTGTCTTGGTAATCCCCAAGTCAGTTTTGAACAAGTCGTGACAGCGTGTCAAGTAGCAGATGCAGACACTTTTATCAGTAAATTACCAGAGAAATACCAAACCATCTTAGGGGAATTTGGAGCTAACCTTTCCGGCGGACAAAGACAAAGATTAGCTATAGCCAGAGGTATCATTACCCATCCACCAATTTTGATTTTAGATGAATCCACCGCCGGACTAGACCCCAAGAGCGAAAGTACAGTTTTAGATCAATTACTAGCCTATCGCCAAGGTAAAACCACCATCCTCATTAGCCATCGTCCCCAAGTCATCAAACGTGCAGACTGGATTGTACTCTTAGAAGCTGGACAACTCAAACTCCAAGGTACTCCATCCGAACTACTCAACATCCCCGGTGAACACCTAGATTTTCTCCAATCTTTGCGTTCCTCCGCGTAA
- a CDS encoding mersacidin/lichenicidin family type 2 lantibiotic, whose product MSVDIIRAWKDEEYRQSLSTEQLQQLPANPAGLIELNDEDMSSVSGGCTTCGNPLHTPIIKCKAVFGELGDISA is encoded by the coding sequence ATGTCTGTGGATATCATTCGTGCTTGGAAAGACGAAGAATACCGTCAAAGCCTCAGCACCGAACAATTGCAACAGCTACCAGCAAACCCGGCTGGCTTGATTGAATTGAATGATGAAGATATGTCATCTGTTTCTGGCGGATGTACAACCTGTGGTAATCCTCTGCATACACCAATCATCAAATGCAAAGCTGTATTTGGTGAATTGGGCGATATCAGTGCCTAA
- a CDS encoding HlyD family efflux transporter periplasmic adaptor subunit has translation MVEVKQFSSAFLPSAKSDEYLPNIGIWTRLGGFFLVGVVGVAVSVAALTRYHQTVKAPGSVRPSGELRIVQTAIAGTVKKTFVRENQLVNQGESLVILDDTQLQTKKSQLQGNIQKSQQQLTQINAQILALDQQIATENQRGERVISSAKAELNLTQREYADKQIAVSSEWQEAEANLKIAQNELQRSQADLKSIQANLKSAEAAYQAAIVKRDRYQIIAQSGSISQNQLEEVQLAAIQQAQVLESQKAAVESQKQVIQQKQQALTAAVANRVKASSALNPSDAVMTIAQEKIATEQASKQNNLARLRQEKESLLQRQTEIQDTINNTKKELKQILADIQKTIIRASATGHILKLELRNPGQVLQLGEAIAHIAPQNTPLIIKARVASADIGKVQICQSQKVADCQQGKVQIRFSAYPYPDYGTLKGAVREITADAITTANNSSIPTYYDVTIEPEVNYLQNNLQKYYIQAGMEVTTDILAQEETLLTFILRKTRLLTNL, from the coding sequence ATGGTAGAAGTTAAACAGTTTAGTTCGGCGTTTCTTCCTAGCGCGAAATCTGATGAATACCTACCTAACATTGGTATTTGGACACGACTAGGAGGATTTTTTCTTGTGGGTGTGGTGGGTGTGGCTGTGAGTGTCGCAGCCTTGACAAGATATCACCAAACAGTGAAAGCACCTGGTTCTGTGCGTCCATCTGGAGAATTACGTATAGTTCAGACAGCAATAGCAGGAACAGTGAAAAAAACTTTTGTGAGAGAAAATCAGCTTGTTAACCAAGGTGAATCTTTAGTAATTCTTGATGACACTCAACTACAAACTAAAAAAAGTCAACTACAAGGAAATATTCAAAAATCTCAGCAACAACTCACCCAAATCAATGCTCAAATTCTCGCTTTAGATCAGCAAATTGCTACGGAAAATCAACGCGGTGAACGTGTGATATCCTCAGCTAAGGCTGAACTCAACTTGACACAAAGAGAGTATGCAGATAAACAAATTGCGGTGAGTAGTGAATGGCAAGAAGCTGAGGCTAATCTGAAAATTGCTCAAAATGAATTGCAGCGATCGCAAGCTGATTTAAAATCAATTCAAGCTAATCTCAAAAGTGCAGAGGCTGCATATCAAGCGGCAATTGTCAAGCGCGATCGCTATCAAATCATTGCCCAATCTGGTTCAATTTCGCAAAACCAACTAGAAGAAGTACAACTGGCAGCAATTCAACAAGCACAAGTTTTAGAATCCCAAAAAGCCGCCGTAGAAAGTCAAAAACAAGTCATTCAGCAAAAACAGCAAGCTTTAACAGCAGCAGTAGCCAACCGGGTGAAAGCCTCCTCAGCATTAAATCCCAGTGATGCAGTGATGACTATTGCTCAAGAAAAAATTGCCACTGAACAGGCTAGTAAACAAAATAATTTAGCTCGTTTACGCCAAGAAAAAGAAAGTTTATTACAGCGTCAAACGGAAATTCAAGACACAATTAATAATACCAAAAAAGAACTGAAACAGATTTTAGCTGATATTCAAAAAACTATCATTCGGGCTTCAGCTACAGGCCATATTCTCAAACTAGAATTGCGAAACCCTGGACAGGTGCTACAGTTGGGAGAGGCGATCGCTCATATTGCCCCCCAAAATACACCTTTAATTATTAAAGCCCGTGTAGCATCTGCTGACATTGGTAAAGTACAAATTTGTCAATCACAAAAAGTTGCTGACTGTCAACAAGGTAAAGTACAAATCAGATTTTCTGCTTATCCCTATCCCGATTACGGCACACTTAAAGGTGCAGTGAGAGAAATTACTGCTGATGCAATTACTACAGCAAATAACTCATCAATACCTACCTATTATGATGTAACAATTGAACCAGAAGTAAATTATTTGCAAAATAATTTGCAAAAGTATTATATTCAAGCAGGTATGGAAGTCACAACAGATATCCTAGCTCAAGAAGAAACTCTATTAACATTCATTCTCAGAAAAACTAGATTACTTACTAATTTATAG
- a CDS encoding ribosomal maturation YjgA family protein — translation MPNNRTQSKLIILSLLIVVAMGFLFKYYPGIGYQWLNNYGAAIFYEIFWCLLAFWFFRSQAAINKIAIWVFIITCILEFLQLWHPPLLNQMRATLIGKLLLGTTFAWWDFPHYAVGCILGWLWLKKLQKTGYAKKGES, via the coding sequence ATGCCTAATAATCGTACCCAATCAAAATTAATTATTCTGTCTTTGCTCATCGTGGTAGCGATGGGCTTTTTGTTTAAATATTACCCAGGTATTGGTTATCAATGGTTAAACAATTATGGAGCAGCCATCTTTTATGAAATATTTTGGTGTCTCTTGGCATTTTGGTTTTTCAGAAGTCAAGCTGCTATTAATAAAATTGCTATTTGGGTTTTTATTATTACCTGTATTCTAGAATTTCTGCAACTTTGGCATCCACCACTATTAAATCAGATGCGCGCTACATTAATAGGTAAACTCTTGCTGGGTACCACCTTTGCTTGGTGGGATTTTCCTCATTATGCAGTTGGTTGTATTTTAGGCTGGTTGTGGCTAAAAAAATTACAGAAAACAGGTTATGCAAAAAAAGGTGAAAGTTAA
- a CDS encoding DUF167 domain-containing protein, whose amino-acid sequence MQKKVKVKPNSKQQKIEEQSDGSLTVHLKSPPVDGKANEELIKLLADKFDVPKSYIRIKSGLSSRQKLIEVDE is encoded by the coding sequence ATGCAAAAAAAGGTGAAAGTTAAACCCAACTCAAAACAGCAAAAGATTGAAGAACAATCTGATGGTAGCCTAACGGTACATTTAAAATCTCCACCAGTAGATGGTAAAGCCAATGAAGAATTAATTAAACTGCTGGCTGATAAATTCGATGTACCAAAATCTTATATCAGAATTAAGTCTGGCTTATCTTCACGACAAAAATTGATTGAAGTTGATGAATAG
- a CDS encoding glutathione S-transferase family protein, with protein sequence MENLKLYDFLPSGNGYKIRLLLTQMGMPFETVEVNILKGESRTPEFLSKNPNGKIPVLEIEPGKYLSESNAILLYLSEYTEFLPYDRYLKAQVMQWLFFEQYSHEPYIATSRFWISILGKEEEYRAALEQKREQGYAALKIMENHLRFHSFFVDERYTIADIALFAYTHIADEGGFDLTQFPAIQAWIERVKAQPRYISITHEPQLCLDW encoded by the coding sequence ATGGAAAATCTAAAATTGTACGATTTCTTACCTTCAGGTAACGGCTACAAGATACGTCTTTTATTAACACAAATGGGGATGCCATTTGAAACAGTAGAGGTGAATATTTTAAAAGGAGAGAGTCGCACGCCAGAATTTTTAAGTAAAAATCCTAACGGTAAGATACCAGTCTTGGAAATTGAGCCAGGAAAATATTTGTCAGAATCAAATGCTATATTGTTGTACCTGAGCGAGTATACAGAATTTCTGCCTTACGATCGCTATTTAAAAGCGCAGGTAATGCAATGGTTATTTTTTGAACAATATAGTCACGAACCATACATTGCTACTTCAAGATTTTGGATTTCTATTTTAGGGAAAGAGGAAGAATATCGCGCCGCCTTAGAACAAAAACGAGAACAGGGTTATGCAGCCCTGAAAATAATGGAAAATCACTTGCGTTTCCACAGCTTTTTTGTGGATGAGCGTTACACAATTGCTGATATTGCTCTGTTCGCTTACACTCATATCGCCGATGAAGGTGGTTTTGATTTAACACAATTTCCTGCTATTCAAGCTTGGATAGAGCGTGTTAAAGCTCAACCTAGATATATCAGTATCACTCACGAACCACAATTGTGCTTGGATTGGTAA
- a CDS encoding SOS response-associated peptidase, with translation MCGRFTLTQSASALAEFFHVQPMQNLAAQYNIAPTQMVATVLHNAEINQRELRQLRWGLIPSWGKKASIGTKLINARAETVAEKPAFRSAFRHRRCLVVADGFYEWQKQPSTKQPFYFRLQDGKPFAFAGLWEKWISPEQEEITSCTILTTDANELLQPIHNRMPVILDFKDYDLWLDPEVQSLPALQSLLSPYPATAMTAYPVSKLVNSPKHNSPECIIPLHEQNSHPNQLN, from the coding sequence ATGTGTGGAAGATTTACTTTAACCCAGTCAGCATCAGCATTAGCCGAATTTTTCCATGTTCAACCAATGCAAAATTTGGCTGCACAATATAACATTGCACCTACGCAAATGGTGGCGACAGTGTTACATAATGCTGAAATTAATCAGCGTGAATTGCGGCAGTTACGTTGGGGACTAATACCCTCCTGGGGCAAAAAAGCCAGCATCGGGACAAAGTTGATTAACGCCAGAGCCGAGACTGTAGCGGAAAAGCCAGCTTTTCGTTCTGCTTTCAGGCATCGACGCTGTTTAGTGGTAGCTGATGGCTTTTATGAGTGGCAAAAACAACCAAGCACAAAACAGCCATTTTATTTTCGTCTCCAAGATGGGAAACCTTTTGCTTTTGCAGGTTTGTGGGAAAAATGGATATCTCCTGAGCAAGAAGAAATTACATCTTGTACAATTTTGACAACAGATGCCAACGAGTTGCTACAACCAATCCATAACCGGATGCCAGTGATTCTTGACTTCAAAGATTACGATTTGTGGCTAGATCCGGAAGTTCAATCCCTTCCAGCCCTACAGTCCTTATTATCTCCCTATCCTGCCACAGCCATGACCGCCTACCCAGTAAGCAAACTGGTTAATAGCCCAAAACACAACAGCCCAGAATGTATCATTCCACTCCACGAGCAGAATAGCCACCCAAATCAGTTAAATTAG
- a CDS encoding photosystem I assembly protein Ycf3, with the protein MPRTQKNDNFIDKSFTVMADIILKMLPTNKKAKEAFVYYRDGMSAQAEGEYAEALEYYEEALTLEEDPNDRGYILYNMGLIYASNGDHNKALELYHQAIELNPRLPQALNNIAVIYHYKGEKAKEDGDNDGGEALFDQAADYWIRAIRMAPNNYIEAQNWLKTTGRMQIDVFF; encoded by the coding sequence ATGCCAAGAACGCAGAAAAACGATAACTTTATTGACAAATCCTTTACAGTCATGGCAGATATCATTCTGAAGATGCTGCCAACCAACAAGAAAGCTAAAGAAGCATTTGTTTATTACCGAGATGGGATGTCAGCCCAGGCAGAAGGCGAATATGCCGAAGCTTTAGAATATTATGAAGAAGCCCTCACCCTAGAAGAAGACCCAAACGATCGCGGTTATATTCTTTACAATATGGGTTTAATCTATGCCAGCAATGGCGACCATAACAAAGCTTTAGAACTATATCATCAAGCGATTGAACTCAATCCTCGTCTACCCCAAGCTTTAAACAACATCGCCGTAATCTACCACTACAAAGGCGAAAAAGCCAAAGAAGATGGTGACAATGATGGCGGCGAAGCATTATTTGATCAAGCCGCAGATTACTGGATTCGAGCCATTCGCATGGCTCCCAATAACTACATTGAAGCCCAAAACTGGCTCAAAACCACCGGGCGGATGCAAATAGACGTATTCTTTTAG
- the gatC gene encoding Asp-tRNA(Asn)/Glu-tRNA(Gln) amidotransferase subunit GatC has protein sequence MIDREQVHKVALLARLELTPEEEEQFTTQLGSILDYVEQLSELDVTDVPPTTRAIDISNVTREDELQPYPDREAILNSAPEQEGEFFKVPKILNAE, from the coding sequence ATGATTGATCGCGAACAAGTGCATAAAGTAGCCCTGCTGGCTCGTTTAGAATTGACTCCAGAAGAGGAGGAACAATTTACCACTCAGCTAGGTAGTATTTTGGATTATGTGGAGCAGCTGAGTGAATTAGATGTCACCGATGTCCCTCCTACAACACGAGCTATTGATATCAGCAATGTCACCAGAGAGGATGAACTACAGCCCTATCCTGATAGAGAAGCTATCCTCAACAGTGCGCCTGAACAAGAAGGCGAATTCTTTAAAGTGCCAAAAATTTTAAATGCTGAATAG
- a CDS encoding CsbD family protein: MSLEERAKATAKNIEGKAQETVGNVTGDPEDKTEGKAKQAESEVRHGVEDVKDNIKKKLD; encoded by the coding sequence ATGAGTTTAGAAGAACGGGCAAAAGCTACAGCCAAAAATATTGAAGGTAAAGCCCAAGAAACAGTAGGAAATGTTACTGGCGACCCAGAAGATAAAACTGAAGGTAAAGCCAAGCAAGCTGAAAGCGAAGTACGTCATGGCGTTGAAGATGTCAAAGATAACATCAAGAAAAAGCTTGATTAA
- a CDS encoding UbiD family decarboxylase — protein MARDLRGFIKILEEKGQLRRISALVDSDLEIAEISNRMLQQGGPGLLFENVKGSSFPVAVNLMGTVERICWAMNMQHPQELETLGKKLSMLQQPKPPKKISQAIDFGKVLFDVVKAKPGRDFFPACQQVMIQGDDLDLNQLPLIRPYPGDAGKIITLGLVITKDCETGTPNVGVYRLQLQSQNTMTVHWLSVRGGARHLRKAAENGKKLEVAIALGVDPLIIMAAATPIPVDLSEWLFAGLYGGSGVQLAKCKTVDLEVPADSEFVLEGTITPGEVLPDGPFGDHMGYYGGVEDSPLIRFHCMTHRKDPIYLTTFSGRPPKEEAMMAIALNRIYTPILRQQVSEIVDFFLPMEALSYKAAIISIDKAYPGQARRAALAFWSALPQFTYTKFVIVVDKDINIRDPRQVVWAISSKVDPTRDVFILPNTPFDTLDFASEKIGLGGRMGIDATTKIPPETDHEWGAPLESDPDVAAMVQRRWSEYGLADLQLGEVDPNLFGYDVK, from the coding sequence ATGGCCAGAGATTTGCGGGGATTCATTAAGATTTTAGAAGAAAAAGGTCAATTGCGGAGAATATCTGCGTTAGTTGACTCTGATTTAGAAATTGCTGAGATTTCCAACCGGATGCTGCAACAAGGTGGCCCTGGCTTGTTATTTGAAAACGTCAAGGGGTCATCTTTCCCGGTGGCGGTGAATTTGATGGGAACGGTGGAAAGGATATGCTGGGCAATGAATATGCAGCATCCCCAAGAGTTAGAGACTCTGGGGAAAAAGTTGAGTATGCTGCAACAACCAAAACCGCCGAAAAAGATTTCTCAGGCTATAGATTTTGGTAAAGTGCTGTTTGATGTCGTCAAAGCGAAACCAGGACGGGACTTTTTTCCTGCTTGTCAGCAGGTGATGATTCAAGGTGATGATTTGGATTTAAACCAGTTACCTTTGATTCGTCCTTACCCTGGTGATGCTGGCAAGATTATCACCTTGGGACTGGTAATTACTAAAGATTGTGAGACAGGTACGCCAAATGTCGGTGTGTATCGCTTGCAATTGCAATCCCAGAATACGATGACAGTTCATTGGTTATCGGTGCGGGGAGGGGCGAGACATTTACGTAAAGCTGCCGAAAATGGGAAAAAATTAGAAGTAGCGATCGCACTTGGTGTAGATCCTTTAATTATCATGGCAGCTGCTACACCTATCCCTGTCGATTTATCTGAGTGGTTATTTGCTGGATTATATGGTGGTTCGGGTGTGCAGTTGGCGAAGTGTAAAACCGTAGATTTGGAAGTTCCCGCCGATTCCGAGTTTGTCTTGGAAGGAACAATTACACCAGGGGAAGTGTTACCAGATGGCCCCTTTGGCGACCATATGGGATACTACGGTGGCGTGGAAGATTCGCCTTTGATTCGCTTCCATTGTATGACGCACCGCAAAGACCCGATTTATTTAACGACATTTAGCGGTCGTCCACCCAAAGAAGAGGCCATGATGGCGATCGCGCTCAATCGGATTTATACTCCTATATTGCGGCAACAAGTCTCAGAAATTGTGGATTTCTTTCTCCCAATGGAAGCTTTGAGTTACAAAGCCGCAATTATTTCCATTGATAAAGCATACCCCGGACAAGCAAGACGAGCAGCTTTAGCCTTTTGGAGTGCATTACCCCAATTTACTTACACCAAGTTTGTGATTGTTGTTGATAAAGACATTAATATCCGTGACCCGCGTCAAGTAGTCTGGGCAATTAGTTCCAAGGTTGACCCCACACGAGATGTATTTATTCTGCCAAATACACCATTTGATACTTTAGATTTTGCCAGCGAAAAAATTGGCTTAGGCGGACGCATGGGTATTGATGCAACTACGAAGATTCCCCCAGAAACAGACCACGAATGGGGCGCGCCTTTAGAATCTGACCCAGATGTAGCCGCAATGGTACAAAGGCGATGGTCTGAATATGGTTTGGCTGATTTGCAACTAGGTGAAGTTGACCCCAATTTGTTTGGTTATGACGTGAAGTAA
- the pstS gene encoding phosphate ABC transporter substrate-binding protein PstS — MIFSTTVLQRVFSTAVVAAAVTVTPIFTATAQAQTLNGAGATFPAPLYERYAREVRKKHPELRINYQGIGSGGGIRQTIAGTVDFGGSDAAMTDSDMAKVQRGVILVPTAGGAVSVVYNVPGVNNLRLSRKTLPAIFSGQITNWNDASIRADNPGVNLPNQPIRFVVRADSSGTTFIFTNHLSSINGYFRGRIGANTAPRWTLPNVLRGKGNPGVASLVARTPGSIGYVEYGYAVANNLRSAQIQNKRGEFVAPSLQTANAALSSVTFPDNFRTFVGDPGQGYPIVGLTWMMVYRNYPTAAKAEAVRKWINWVLTDGQQFNDDLNYTRIPSDVARRVLQTVNNNVKP, encoded by the coding sequence ATGATTTTTTCAACCACCGTTCTTCAGCGTGTATTTAGCACTGCGGTTGTAGCAGCTGCTGTGACAGTTACTCCTATTTTTACAGCCACAGCTCAAGCTCAAACTCTCAATGGTGCAGGAGCAACTTTCCCAGCTCCACTATACGAACGGTATGCTCGTGAAGTGAGAAAGAAACATCCAGAGTTGAGAATTAACTACCAAGGGATTGGTAGTGGTGGTGGGATTCGTCAAACCATTGCAGGTACCGTTGACTTTGGTGGTAGTGACGCTGCCATGACAGATAGTGACATGGCTAAAGTTCAAAGAGGTGTGATTCTAGTTCCCACCGCAGGCGGTGCTGTTTCTGTTGTTTATAACGTTCCAGGTGTAAACAATCTGAGATTGTCTCGTAAGACGCTACCAGCAATTTTTTCTGGTCAAATCACTAACTGGAATGATGCAAGCATTAGAGCAGACAACCCTGGTGTTAACCTACCAAATCAACCAATTCGATTTGTAGTTCGTGCTGATAGTAGTGGTACAACTTTCATTTTCACTAACCACTTAAGTAGCATTAATGGTTATTTCCGAGGCAGAATTGGTGCTAATACGGCTCCTCGATGGACTTTGCCAAACGTCCTCAGAGGTAAAGGTAATCCAGGGGTAGCTTCTTTAGTAGCTCGGACTCCTGGCTCTATTGGCTATGTTGAATATGGTTATGCGGTTGCTAACAACTTAAGATCAGCTCAAATTCAAAACAAACGAGGAGAATTTGTTGCTCCTTCTCTACAAACAGCCAACGCGGCTTTATCATCTGTCACTTTTCCAGATAACTTCCGTACTTTCGTAGGAGATCCAGGACAAGGTTATCCCATTGTTGGTCTGACTTGGATGATGGTTTATAGAAACTATCCAACTGCTGCTAAAGCTGAGGCTGTGAGAAAGTGGATTAACTGGGTATTGACAGATGGTCAACAATTTAATGATGATCTGAACTACACCAGAATTCCGAGTGACGTAGCTAGACGGGTACTCCAAACAGTGAATAACAATGTTAAGCCATAG
- the pstC gene encoding phosphate ABC transporter permease subunit PstC, whose translation MANLSQPSKQPASNNENFQLTTHGDVNFWLDKGFTWLIHIFSAITVTVLFVMSWIIFSEAKPAITQFGIGFLWSQDWDVGNEIFGALPYIYGTLVSSAIAIFLAFPIGIAVALVTSEDFLQPAVKTTLAFVVELIAAIPSVIIGLWGIFIFIPFIEPWQKWLGSTFHWLPILKSDFPVGTNMLTAGIILAIMILPAMAAITRDVLLAIPRELRTASMALGGTRWETIFRVLLPAGFSGIVSAAMLALGRALGETMAVTMVIGNSAQISLSLLDPAYTIPSVLANEFAEANPGLHIGALSYLGLILFAVTLIVNIAARLLVQFVVRKSK comes from the coding sequence ATGGCAAATCTCTCTCAACCATCCAAACAACCTGCTTCAAATAATGAAAATTTTCAATTAACAACTCATGGTGATGTAAATTTTTGGCTAGACAAGGGATTTACTTGGCTAATACATATATTTTCTGCCATCACAGTTACTGTATTATTTGTGATGAGTTGGATTATTTTTTCTGAGGCTAAACCAGCAATTACACAATTTGGTATAGGATTTTTATGGAGTCAAGATTGGGATGTAGGTAATGAAATTTTTGGAGCTTTACCTTATATCTATGGAACTTTAGTCAGTAGCGCGATCGCTATTTTTTTAGCCTTTCCTATAGGCATAGCAGTCGCCTTAGTCACTAGCGAGGATTTCCTCCAACCAGCTGTAAAAACAACATTAGCTTTTGTAGTGGAATTAATTGCGGCAATTCCTAGTGTGATTATTGGGCTGTGGGGAATTTTTATATTTATTCCTTTTATAGAACCCTGGCAAAAATGGTTAGGTAGTACCTTTCACTGGTTGCCAATATTAAAATCAGATTTCCCTGTAGGCACAAATATGCTGACAGCCGGGATAATTTTAGCCATTATGATTTTACCGGCAATGGCAGCCATTACCCGCGATGTTTTGCTCGCTATACCTAGAGAATTACGCACAGCATCTATGGCTTTGGGTGGTACTCGTTGGGAAACAATTTTTCGGGTTTTGTTACCGGCTGGTTTCTCTGGAATTGTGAGTGCAGCCATGCTGGCTTTAGGACGTGCTTTGGGTGAAACTATGGCCGTCACTATGGTAATTGGTAACTCCGCTCAAATTAGTCTGTCTTTACTTGATCCAGCCTATACAATTCCTTCTGTATTAGCTAATGAATTCGCAGAAGCCAACCCAGGATTACATATTGGCGCTTTAAGTTATTTGGGGTTAATTTTATTTGCTGTAACTCTCATTGTGAATATTGCTGCTCGGTTATTAGTGCAGTTCGTAGTTAGAAAAAGTAAATAA